The following proteins come from a genomic window of Anopheles ziemanni chromosome 3, idAnoZiCoDA_A2_x.2, whole genome shotgun sequence:
- the LOC131289711 gene encoding probable citrate synthase 2, mitochondrial produces the protein MALSRIYTAKLACATNKNVLPAIATFVRNASDSTDLKAILTEKVPKEQERIKNFRKQHGGTKVGEVTVDMMYGGMRGIKGLVCETSVLDPDEGIRFRGLSIPECQQVLPKAPGGQEPLPEGLFWLLITGDVPSKAQVDALSREWANRAALPSHVVTMLNNMPATLHPMSQLSCAVTALNHESKFAKAYSEGVHKSKYWEYVYEDSMDLIAKLPVIAATIYRNTYRDGKGIGAIDPKKDWSANFTKMLGYEDEKFTELMRLYLTIHSDHEGGNVSAHTVHLVGSALSDPYLSFAAGMNGLAGPLHGLANQEVLVWLQKLRKELGDNASEDKVKEFIWKTLKSGQVVPGYGHAVLRKTDPRYTCQREFALKHLPNDPLFGLVSNIYKVVPPILTELGKVKNPWPNVDAHSGVLLQYYGLKEMNYYTVLFGVSRALGVLASLVWDRALGLPIERPKSMSTDGLMKATGAK, from the exons AATGTCCTGCCAGCGATCGCTACCTTCGTGCGCAATGCATCCGACAGCACAGACCTGAAGGCTATTCTGACGGAAAAGGTACCGAAGGAGCAGGAGCGTATCAAGAACTTCCGCAAGCAGCATGGCGGAACGAAAGTGGGCGAAGTCACCGTCGATATG ATGTACGGTGGTATGCGTGGAATCAAGGGGCTGGTGTGCGAGACCTCCGTGCTTGACCCCGATGAGGGCATCCGCTTCCGTGGGCTGTCGATCCCCGAATGCCAGCAGGTGCTCCCGAAGGCTCCAG GTGGTCAGGAACCACTGCCGGAGGGTCTGTTCTGGCTGCTGATTACCGGTGATGTCCCGTCGAAGGCGCAGGTTGATGCGTTGTCCCGCGAGTGGGCCAACCGCGCTGCCCTCCCTTCGCACGTCGTTACGATGTTGAACAACATGCCAGCGACGTTGCACCCGATGTCGCAGCTGTCCTGCGCCGTGACCGCACTCAACCATGAGAGCAAATTCGCCAAGGCGTACTCGGAAGGTGTGCACAAGAGCAAGTACTGGGAGTACGTGTACGAGGACAGCATGGACCTGATCGCGAAGCTGCCCGTCATCGCCGCCACCATCTACCGCAACACGTACCGGGATGGAAAGGGCATCGGTGCCATCGACCCCAAGAAGGATTGGTCGGCCAACTTCACCAAGATGTTGGGCTACGAGGACGAGAAGTTCACGGAGCTGATGCGTCTGTACCTGACGATCCACAGCGATCACGAGGGCGGCAATGTGTCGGCTCACACCGTCCATCTGGTCGGTTCGGCCCTGAGCGACCCCTACCTCTCGTTTGCCGCCGGCATGAACGGTCTCGCTGGTCCGCTGCACGGTCTCGCCAACCAGGAGGTGCTCGTGTGGCTGCAGAAGCTGCGCAAGGAGCTCGGCGACAATGCCAGCGAGGACAAGGTGAAGGAGTTCATCTGGAAGACGCTCAAGTCGGGCCAGGTCGTGCCCGGCTACGGTCATGCCGTCCTGCGCAAGACCGACCCGCGCTACACCTGCCAGCGCGAGTTCGCCCTCAAGCACCTGCCCAACGACCCGCTGTTCGGACTGGTTTCGAACATCTACAAGGTCGTCCCACCAATCCTGACCGAGCTCGGCAAGGTCAAGAACCCGTGGCCGAACGTAGACGCCCACTCCGGTGTGCTGCTCCAGTACTACGGCCTGAAGGAGATGAACTACTACACCGTGCTGTTCGGTGTGTCGCGTGCCCTCGGCGTGCTGGCCTCGCTGGTGTGGGACCGCGCCCTTGGTCTCCCGATCGAGCGCCCCAAGTCGATGTCGACCGATGGACTGATGAAGGCCACTGGCGCTAAGTAA
- the LOC131289062 gene encoding uncharacterized protein LOC131289062 produces MHNEPTLQPAREKSLPNTTGPGPAPTTTTVTVGAPSTSPLVNGNGAVPENTNRTPLHEAASAGDEAKVEALLAAGADRNAKESVHGNNPLHEAAWKGYSRCVKLLCALPKTAPGKPAGGKGLSIDLLKDATKIKHALHDTKGALHSALLGTRNFGGFSALHLAAQNGHNQSCREILLAGADPDVQNNYGDTPLHTACRYGHAGAIRILLSAKCDFERINLNGDTALHIACAMGRRKLTRILLEAGCRQDTKNAQDETARDIAQRKNLVEIINILNTPVELSPRRSRERSSSSSHQKQPNQPKERSGGKKAGPQENGRRSRSKEEPTAGGGGRKSGRRSASNDETKAGATAGAAAAAAEVDPKHWSPYGCHYFPDPRNFPSPKLETLPKEPLGNGEQYFLDLAGNIRKGPVGVGNTCYCAPFFRHLEQRMNQNRRSIRKYVHRATEKLDSRMTALAMRTDDQIEELTKSMIANRVQCENKRLHLEQWLKRGIAERSTTTATTSGAGPHNSNSNSKTKKDEANTNTLTRCRSLELLDDHDDAHNIASGSLILDDQLLKCSSTPTKQMFSRSIDFLDATAVMDDDLVGDDAADHDSRRQSSTHRLLRNQQHRQQLESHLRMLQYSGVAGGGGGGRSTGHQSDALESSTNSNAKNHSESAETPPIPESRRARSSSISGRDSYSYSSDTNKDNDREKHRGEPVVLSGRRDKRPIGGGTSSNNTPSPVGKSEKAKVTERLEELLSKTKKILELEKLTSKAAAGGGGPSPLIGGGSVPTAAGSPAPDNRYILALDKLRDIHHYEPPTSGGSGKSRTNSRESPPGGYDIAQEMEKITKSLLPAAPVSPEIAKDITTRKERPTAVYQLAYRPRQGSATPLSTTPLSTMSPSSSLLGGGQGQRSNRGSPHLASTNFMAEEHTTAPAPEEAASNGGGVLMNGFYSNSCFDDMMPSSSNTTIKSAAPRHRPPDHSDDEDHGGEEAEAGPESAPQEEGDEEEEDEEVGSDSDRCDLSAMANLAELKELKSRILNGTNWRSQVLQKSVQELLRGAETGDSGPMPMQAGTDDDPATETNRVRYIISKLQQSCSIGEGETAAVGTNVRVTAHQGPPPLAQCEDFSDSSEDDEDDDDDDDDDEEDEDCVDGPPMPREGMGSNGPQSVPEKAERGIATARSLIQMYEQSTATTTVLVNGGKHQGTGNATLHVNSVPKDAYFHELPARKHLPPPELSSMMADPSASHPLLASRVHQTARSRNPLPSYLLQEGELFHQQQQQHQQPPSSSHYFEEPVLHHGSAFSMPSDGFLPPVGLPSFHHSHHHQQVQIHHPPSLNDEGLLPAEKLLSARKFINPSTVSLASTGTPSPEFPLYHHHNNHHHHQQAQPQQQMPPQQQVNHHGANHVIGGHSHAMMTMMASAAAGRKSADNLSNDDSGYVSGKVSEIHIPSGGASPLLTAAGGSSSNVLIIPPPASSSPKHFLPFGHHHHHHHSNPLMAPASLHRNGGPSHSPHGSSVVTAIIPPPHPSVLLHPTAGQTPAQLHAAVEQKQQTLYKLGASSLV; encoded by the exons GAAAACACTAACCGGACGCCACTGCACGAGGCAGCGTCCGCCGGGGACGAGGCGAAGGTGGAAGCCCTCCTGGCCGCCGGTGCCGATCGAAACGCGAAGGAGTCGGTG CACGGGAATAATCCACTGCACGAAGCGGCCTGGAAGGGGTACAGTCGGTGTGTGAAGCTGCTGTGCGCCCTCCCCAAGACCGCCCCCGGGAAGCCCGCCGGCGGAAAGGGGCTGTCGATCGATCTCCTGAAGGACGCCACGAAAATCAAACACGCCCTGCACGACACCAAGGGAGCGCTCCACAGTGCGCTGCTCGGAACTCGGAACTTCGGTGGCTTTTCCGCCCTCCACCTGGCCGCCCAGAACGGACACAACCAGAGCTGCCGGGAGATCCTGCTCGCCGGCGCCGATCCGGATGTGCAGAACAAC TATGGTGATACGCCGCTGCATACCGCGTGCCGGTACGGACATGCCGGGGCCATCCGGATCCTGCTGTCGGCCAAGTGTGACTTCGAGCGAATCAACCTGAACGGCGACACGGCGTTGCACATCGCGTGCGCCATGGGACGCCGGAAGCTGACACGGATTCTGCTGGAAGCGGGTTGCCGTCAAGACACCAAAAACGCTCAG GATGAAACGGCACGGGACATTGCGCAGCGCAAAAATCTGGTCGAAATCATCAACATCCTCAACACACCGGTCGAGCTGTCCCCGAGGCGGTCGCGCGAGCGTTCGAGCAGCAGCTCGCACCAGAAACAACCGAACCAACCGAAGGAACGCTCTGGCGGGAAGAAGGCTGGTCCGCAGGAGAATGGTCGTCGGTCGCGGAGTAAAGAGGAACCCACCGCAGGTGGGGGTGGGCGCAAATCGGGCCGAAGGAGTGCCTCCAACGATGAAACGAAGGCTGGAGCGACGGCGGgagcggcggcggctgcggcggAAGTAGACCCGAAGCACTGGTCGCCGTACGGTTGCCACTACTTTCCCGATCCGCGCAACTTTCCCTCGCCCAAGCTCGAGACGCTGCCAAAGGAACCGCTCGGGAACGGCGAGCAGTACTTCCTCGATCTGGCCGGCAACATCCGGAAGGGCCCGGTCGGCGTGGGCAACACGTGCTACTGCGCCCCGTTCTTCCGGCATCTGGAGCAGCGGATGAACCAGAACCGGCGCAGCATTCGCAAGTACGTGCACCGGGCGACGGAGAAGCTGGACAGCCGGATGACGGCGCTAGCGATGCGTACCGACGACCAGATCGAGGAACTTACCAA ATCGATGATCGCGAACCGGGTGCAGTGCGAGAACAAGCGGCTCCATCTGGAGCAGTGGCTGAAGCGAGGCATTGCGGAACGATCCACCACCACGGCGACGACCTCCGGCGCCGGTCCGCATAACAgtaacagcaacagcaagacCAAAAAGGACGAGGCGAACACGAACACGCTGACGCGCTGCCGCAGTCTCGAGCTGCTCGACGATCACGACGACGCACACAACATCGCCTCGGGCTCACTCATCCTGGACGATCAGCTCCTGAAGTGTTCCTCCACGCCCACCAAACAGATGTTCTCGCGTAGCATCGACTTCCTGGACGCAACGGCCGTGATGGACGACGACCTGGTTGGGGACGATGCGGCGGACCACGACAGTCGAAGGCAATCGTCGACCCATCGGCTTCTGCGAAACCAGCAGCACCGGCAGCAGCTGGAGAGCCACCTCCGGATGCTGCAGTACTCGGGAGTggctggaggaggaggaggaggaagatcCACCGGCCATCAGTCGGATGCGCTTGAGAGTTCCACCAATTCGAACGCGAAGAACCATTCCGAGTCCGCCGAAACACCTCCGATCCCTGAGTCACGACGAGCTCGATCGTCATCCATTTCCGGGCGCGACAGTTACTCCTACTCCTCGGACACCAACAAGGACAACGATCGGGAGAAGCATCGGGGAGAACCCGTCGTATTGTCGGGTCGCCGAGACAAGCGTCCGATTGGTGGCGGCACGTCCTCCAACAACACGCCATCTCCGGtggggaaaagtgaaaaggcCAAAGTGACCGAGCGGCTCGAGGAGCTGCTGAGCAAAACGAAGAAGATCCTCGAACTTGAGAAGCTTACAAGCaaggctgctgctggtggtggtggaccaTCCCCACTGATCGGAGGAGGAAGTGTCCCAACGGCAGCCGGCAGTCCGGCACCAGACAACCGGTACATCCTCGCGTTGGACAAACTTCGGGACATCCATCACTACGAACCACCGACGAGTGGTGGTTCTGGGAAGTCTCGTACCAACTCCCGCGAGTCGCCACCCGGTGGCTACGACATTGCgcaggagatggagaagataaCGAAATCCCTACTCCCGGCCGCACCAGTTTCGCCCGAGATCGCGAAGGACATCACAACGCGAAAAGAGCGTCCGACGGCCGTTTACCAGCTTGCCTATAGACCAAGGCAGGGTTCCGCAACTCCCCTCTCAACGACCCCACTGTCCACAATGTCCCCAAGCTCGTCGTTGCTCGGTGGCGGTCAGGGACAACGGTCGAACCGAGGTTCGCCACATCTCGCTTCGACGAACTTTATGGCGGAAGAACACACAACCGCACCAGCTCCCGAGGAA GCGGCCTCGAACGGCGGGGGAGTGCTCATGAATGGGTTCTACTCGAACAGTTGCTTTGACGACATGATGCCTAGTTCGTCCAACACAACGATCAAATCGGCTGCACCTCGTCATCGTCCGCCGGATCACTCCGACGATGAAGACCATGGTGGGGAGGAAGCGGAGGCAGGACCCGAAAGCGCACCGCAAGAGGagggagacgaagaagaagaagacgaagaagtCGGTAGTGATTCCGATCGGTGCGATCTGTCGGCGATGGCAAACTTGGCCGAGCTGAAGGAACTGAAGAGTCGCATCCTGAACGGAACCAACTGGCGCAGTCAGGTGCTGCAGAAGAGTGTCCAGGAGCTGCTGCGGGGAGCGGAGACGGGAGACAGTGGTCCGATGCCTATGCAGGCCGGCACCGATGATGATCCGGCGACGGAAACGAACCGTGTTAGGTACATCATCTCGAAGCTACAGCAAAGCTGTTCCATCGGCGAGGGGGAAACGGCGGCGGTGGGAACGAATGTGCGAGTTACCGCCCACCAGGGACCACCCCCTCTGGCACAGTGCGAGGACTTTTCCGACAGCAGCGAAGATGAtgaggacgacgatgacgacgacgacgatgatgaggaAGACGAGGATTGTGTCGATGGACCGCCGATGCCAAGGGAAGGAATGGGATCAAATGGGCCTCAGAGCGTCCCCGAAAAGGCGGAACGGGGAATCGCCACCGCCCGGAGTCTGATTCAGATGTACGAGCAATCGACGGCCACCACGACCGTCCTTGTCAATGGGGGGAAACACCAGGGAACCGGGAACGCCACGCTGCATGTCAACTCGGTTCCGAAGGATGCCTACTTCCACGAACTACCCGCGAGGAAGCACCTACCACCGCCGGAACTTTCGTCGATGATGGCCGACCCTTCCGCAAGCCACCCACTGTTGGCGTCCCGTGTGCACCAAACGGCACGTAGCCGGAATCCACTTCCCTCGTATCTGCTCCAAGAGGGCGAACTGtttcaccagcagcagcagcagcatcaacaaccCCCAAGCAGTTCTCACTACTTCGAAGAGCCAGTCCTTCACCATGGCAGTGCATTCTCCATGCCATCGGATGGGTTCTTGCCGCCGGTgggtcttccttccttccaccacagccaccaccaccagcaggtCCAGATCCATCATCCGCCATCGTTGAACGACGAAGGGTTGCTCCCGGCGGAAAAGCTCCTATCGGCAAGGAAGTTCATCAACCCATCGACGGTGTCGCTCGCCAGCACCGGAACTCCTTCGCCCGAGTTCCCGCTCTACCATCATCACAacaaccaccatcaccatcagcaggcgcaaccacaacaacaaatgCCACCTCAGCAGCAGGTGAACCACCACGGGGCGAACCACGTCATCGGTGGCCATTCGCACGccatgatgacgatgatggcgtCAGCGGCGGCGGGAAGAAAGTCAGCCGACAACCTATCGAACGACGACTCGGGATACGTCAGTGGGAAAGTGAGCGAAATTCACATCCCAAGCGGTGGTGCCAGTCCACTCCTTACCGCGGCCGGAGGATCATCCAGTAACGTGCTCATCATCCCACCGCCCGCCTCCTCCTcaccgaagcactttcttccctttggccaccatcatcatcatcatcactcgAACCCACTGATGGCGCCGGCTTCATTGCACCGGAACGGAGGACCTTCCCACTCGCCCCACGGCAGCAGTGTGGTGACGGCCATCATACCCCCACCGCACCCATCCGTCCTGCTTCATCCAACCGCAGGGCAGACACCGGCCCAACTGCACGCGGCCGTCGAGCAGAAGCAACAGACTCTCTACAAGCTGGGCGCATCGAGTTTAGTCTAG
- the LOC131286464 gene encoding CCR4-NOT transcription complex subunit 9 has product MSAVQQSPAAGNLQMASHTEKVLQWINELSNPETRETALLELSKKRETVSDLAPMLWHSFGTTAALLQEIINIYPSINPATLTAHQSNRVCNALALLQCVASHPETRSAFLSAHIPLFLYPFLHTTSKTRPFEYLRLTSLGVIGALVKTDEQEVITFLLTTEIIPLCLRIMESGSELSKTVATFILQKILLDDSGLSYICHTYDRFSHVAIILGKMVISLSKEPSARLLKHVVRCYLRLSDNPRAREALRQCLPDQLRDGTFSACLQEDKSTKHWLTMLLKNLDTVPVPGGDPRQVGIQPLAS; this is encoded by the exons ATGAGTGCGGTACAGCAAAGTCCGGCTGCAGGAAATCTACAAATGGCGTCGCACACGGAGAAGGTTTTGCAGTGGATAAATGAACTGTCCAATCCTGAAACGCGTGAAACGGCACTGTTGGAGTTGAGCAAAAAGCGCGAGACTGTCTCCGACCTGGCGCCGATGCTGTGGCATAGCTTTGGAACCACAGCTGCGTTGCTGCAGGAAATCATCAACATTTATCCCTCTATCAATCCGGCAACTCTGACGGCACACCAGTCGAACCGGGTGTGCAACGCGCTGGCCCTGCTGCAGTGTGTGGCATCGCATCCGGAGACACGGTCGGCGTTCCTGTCCGCACATATTCCCCTGTTCCTCTACCCGTTCCTACATACTACCTCTAAGACGCGGCCCTTCGAGTACCTTCGGCTGACGTCGCTCGGAGTCATCGGAGCTCTGGTGAAG ACCGACGAGCAAGAGGTCATCACGTTCCTGCTTACGACCGAAATCATCCCGCTGTGCCTGCGGATCATGGAGTCGGGCTCGGAGTTGAGCAAAACGGTGGCCACGTTCATACTGCAGAAGATTTTGCTGGATGATAGTGGCCTATCGTACATCTGCCATACGTACGATCGGTTCTCACACGTCGCAATCATTTTG GGTAAAATGGTGATATCGCTCTCGAAGGAACCGTCCGCACGACTGTTAAAGCACGTAGTTCGCTGCTATTTGCGTCTCTCGGATAACCCACG CGCTCGTGAGGCGTTGAGACAATGTCTGCCGGATCAGCTGCGCGATGGGACGTTTTCGGCCTGCCTGCAGGAGGACAAATCTACCAAGCACTGGTTGACGATGTTGCTGAAGAATCTCGATACCGTCCCGGTGCCCGGTGGCGATCCGCGTCAAGTTGGCATCCAACCGTTGGCCTCCTAA